GACGCCGGCTTGCTGGCGCTGCCCTGGTCCACCCCGCTGGACGAGTGGGGCAAGGACACGATCGTCTCGCTTCCGAAGGGCCTGTCACGCCACCTCGTCCGCTTCGCGGATCTGTCGGGCCGCGTGGTCGCCGTCAAAGAGACGACCGGCGAGATGGCCCGCCGCGAGTACGACATGCTGGGCTCCCTCGGCCGCCTCGACGTGCCGTGCGTGGAACGGGTCGCGGTGATCGACGGTCGCCGCACGCCGAAGGGCGACCCCCTGCCGGCCGCGCTCGTGACGGCGCATCTGAAGTTCTCGCTCCCCTACCGCGCCCTGTTCACACAGGTGCTGCGACCCGACACCGCCGGCCGGCTCGTCGACGCCCTCGCCGCGCTGCTCGTGCGCCTGCACACCGTCGGCTTCTTCTGGGGTGACGTGTCACTGTCGAACACGCTCTTCCGACGGGATGCCGGGGCGTTCGCGGCCTACCTCGTCGACGCCGAGACCGGCGAGCTGCACGAGAGCGGCCTGACGCGCGGTCAGCGCGAGCACGACCTCGACGTCGCGCGCACGAACATCGCCGGCGAGATCATGGACCTCGAAGCCGGCGGCCGCCTCGATGGCGGCGTGGATGCCGTCGCGATCGCCGACGGCATCATGTCGTCGTACCGCTCGCTCTGGGCGGCGCTGACCGACAAGGAGACCTTCGCCGCCGGTGAGGCCTGGCACATCACCGAGCGGGTCAAACGCCTGAACGATCTCGGCTTCGACATCGGCGAGATGTCGATCCGCACCACGCCGGACGGCACCACGGTGTCGATTCAGCCCAAGGTCGTCGACGCCGGCCACCACCAGCGGCGCCTTCTGCGTCTGACGGGACTGGACGTCGAGGAGAACCAGGCCCGGCGCCTGCTCAACGACATGGACGCGTTCCGTGCCCGCGTCTCACGACTCGGCTCCGACGAGGAGATGGTGGCGCACGAGTGGCTCACCCGCGTGTTCGAACCGGTCGTGAAGGCGATCCCCTGGGATCTGCGCGCCAAACTCGAACCCGCCGAGGTGTTCCACCAGGTCCTCGAACACCGCTGGTACATGTCGCAAGCGCGAGGACAGTCGGTGCCGATCGCCGAGGTCGTCTCGTCCTACATCGATGACGTGCTGCGTCACCGCCGGGACGAGGCCACGGTGATGGGTCCCCCCACCGAGACGATGGCGATTCCGGTGATCACCTCGGCGATCTCGACGATCGACGACGACGACGAAGACGAGGACGTCGACTGGCGCGACCTGGTCTGACCCCGACGAGAGAGCGCGTCAGTACCCGACGGTGAAGCGCCGGCGCGAGTGCTGCGGGTTCTCGATCTCGTCGAGCACCGCCACCGCGAGATCGGCGCCGGAGATGTAGGACTGCCCCTCGGCATCCGTGACGATGACATCGCCACCGACCCGGTAGGTGCCCGTCCGCTCGCCCGGGTTGAAGCTGCCGAAGCCGCCGGCGGGGTGGACGAAGAACCAGTCGCGACCGGTCTGTTCGGCCTGAAGGTCCTCCAGATCACCGTTCATCTCCAGCGCCTCGGTCTTGAAGGCGTCGGGGAAGTCGACGTCGACGACGCGAGGGCCCTCGGGAGCGACGAGGCTCCCGTCGGCGCCGCCGATGACGCCCAGCCGCACGCTCTCGGGCAGCACGGTGTTCAGCGCCTCCAGGTTGGGCCGGACGAGGCCCTCCATCGCACCGCGCGGTGCGATGGCGCTGATGACCACGTCCGCACCCTCCAGCTGCGTCACCAGCCCGGGGATGTCCAGCAGCGTCCCCTCGACGTAGGTCGCACCGGGCACGCGGTCTGCGGCCACCGACCGCGACACCGACAGCACGGTGTGCCCGCGGTCCACAGCCTCGGAGACGATGTGGCGACCGGCGAAGCCGGTGCCTCCCAGAACGGCGATGATGGCCATCTCAGTGCTTCCTTTCGGATCGGCGTGCAGGTGGAGCGGGCGTCACTCGGACGCGGCGCGGATGGTGGAGACCTGGTAGAGCGCGACGGATGCCGCGATGCCGGCGTTGAGCGACTCTGCGGCGGAGGAGATCGGGATCGACACGACCTGGTCGCACGTCTCGGTGACCAGCCGTGACAGCCCCTTGCCCTCCGAGCCGACGACGATGACGACGGGCCGATCTGCCAGTTCGAGCTGGGGCAGCGCGACGTCGCCGCCGCCATCGAGACCGAGCACGAACACGCCCTGCTTCTTGAACTCTTTGAGCGTCGTGGTCAGATTCGGCGCCATCGCGACCGGAACCCGGGCCGCGGCGCCGGCGCTCGTCTTCCACGCGGCCGAGTTGACGCCGGCCGAACGGCGCTGGGGAATGATGAGTCCCTGACCGCCGAAGGCGGCGGTGGAGCGGATGATCGCGCCGAGGTTGCGCGGATCGGTGATGCCGTCCAACGCGACCATCAGCGGCGTCTGCCCCTTTCCGATGATCTCCTCCAGCAGGTCCTGGGGGTGCGCGTACTCGTACGGCGGCACCTTGAGCGCGACACCCTGGTGCACGCCGTCGAAGCCGGCCATACGGTCGAGCTCGGGGCGGGTGACCTCCATCACGGGGATACCGCGCTGGGTCACGATCGACAGCATCTCCTTGACGCGATCGTCCATCTCGACGCGCTGGGCGACGTAGAACGCCGTCGCCGGGATGCGTGCACGCAGAGCTTCGAGCACGGAGTTGCGCCCGGTCACGTTCTCGGTGTCGTCGCCGGCCTTGGCCTTCGGCGCGCGGGACGGCGCCGGCTTCTGACCGGGGCGCCCCTTGCCGCCGGCGGCGGCGTAGCGCTCCATGGCGGCCTTGCGCTTGCCGGCGACGTGCCAGCTGCGGTCCTCGGCCTTGGGAGTCGGCCCCTTGCCCTCAAGCGCCTTGCGTCCGTTGCCGCCCGTGCCCTTGAGTGGGCCCTTCTTCTTGCCCTTGCCCGCGGAGGGGTTGCCCGGCTTAGCCATCATTCAGACTCCAATGGGTCCCGTCGGGACCGTCCTCGAGGACGACGCCGGCCGTCGCGATCGCGTCGCGAAGACGGTCGGCGGCCGCCCAGTCCTTGTTCGCGCGCGCCTGCGCACGCTGGGTGATCATCGCTTGCAGCAGCGCGTCCAGGGCGCGCGCCTCGGCAGCACCTGCTTCGGGTCGCCATTTCGGGTCGGCCGGATTCATACCGAGAACGCCGGTCATGCGGCCCACTTCGACGAAAGCGCGGGCCGCGGCATCCCGATCGCCCGCATCCAACGCCGCGTTTCCGGCGCGCACGGTCTCGTGGACGACCGCGAGCGCCTGCGGAATGCCGAGGTCGTCGTCCATCGCGGCAGCGAACGCCTCGGGGATATCGGCGGCCACCAGCGGCACCGCAGTGCCGAGCACCCGCGCGGCCCGCTGCTGGAACGTTCGGATGCGCTCGAGGGCCGCCTCGGCCTCGTCGAAGGATGCCGCGGTGAGATCGAGCGTGGACCGGTAGTGCGCCGCGCCGAGGGCGTAGCGCACGACGAGCGGGTCGCGGTCGGCCAGCACGTCCAGCGCGAGCAGATGATTGCCGAGCGACTTCGACATCTTCTGGTCGCCGACCGTGACCAGGCCGTTGTGCACCCAGTAGCGGGCGAACGCGTCACCCGCCGCACGCGACTGCGCCAACTCGTTCTCGTGGTGCGGGAAGCGCAGGTCGATGCCGCCACCGTGGATGTCGAAGGAGGCACCCAGGTAGCGGCGGCTCATGGCAGAGCACTCGATGTGCCAGCCGGGCCTGCCCGGCCCCCAGGGGCTCTCCCACACGGCATCCGCCGGCTCATCGCTCTTCGCGCTCTTCCAGAGGGCGAAATCCCGCGGGTCGCGCTTGCCGCGCGGGTCCGCATCGGTCGCCGGCTCCATCGCGTCGATGCTCTGATGGGTCAACTCTCCGTAGGCGGACCACGAACGCACGTCGAAATAGACGTCACCGGCCGCGGCGTAGGCATGACCGCGTTCGATGAGGGTGGCGATCAGTTCCTGCATCTGCGGGATCGATCCGGTGGCGCGCGGCTCGTAGGTCGGCGCGAGAATGCCGATCGCGGCATACGCGTACGCGAACTCGCGCTCCACGCGATACGCCAGCGCCCACCACGGCTCATCAGCGGTGGCGTTCTGCAGGACTTTGTCGTCGATGTCGGTGACGTTGCGCACGAACGTCACGCGTCCGAAACGGCGGGTGAGCCAGCGACGCAGCAGGTCGAACGCGAGCGCCGCACGCAGATGATGGATGCCGGGACCCGACTGCACCGTCGGACCGCACACGTACATCGTGACGTTCGCCGGATCCTGCGGCGCGAAGTCGCGCAACGCCTGCACCTGGGTGTCGTAGAGCCGGACCGTCACCGCTCCAGCCTACCCGCGCGCGCGAGACGCGACAGCGGCGCGGGCGTGGGAGCTCACACGGAGTAGACGAGCGCGACGGCGAAGGCGGCGACGCCGTCGCCCGTTCCCGTATAGCCGAGCCCATCGGTCGTGGTCGCCGATACGGCGACGGGCGCACCGAGCGCCGCAGACAGGACATGTTCGGCTTCCGCGCGGCGCGCGGCAAAGCGCGGGCGGCGCGCCTGCACCTGCACCGAGACGTTGCCGATCGAGAAGCCGGCGGCCTCCACCAGCTCCCGCGTGCGGGCCAGGAACGCCTCGGCGTGGGCGCCGGCGTACTGCGGTTGATCGGTGCCGAAATGGGTGCCGATGTCGCCGAGTCCCGCGGCGGCGAGCACGGCGTCCACGATGGCGTGCGCGACGGCATCCCCGTCCGAATGACCGTGCAGCGAGGGTTCACCGGGCCAGTGCAGTCCGGCCAGCCAGAGATCGCCGCTACCGCCGACGGCATGCACGTCGGTGCCGACGCCGACGCGCGGCACCGGCGCGGTGCGCCTCACCGGCGCGACAGCCAGGAGGGCTCGCGCGCGGTCGAGATCGCCCGGAGTGGTGATCTTGAAGCTCCGCTCATCGCCGGGCACCGTCCACACCGGTGTTCCCATGCTCTGCACGAGTGCGGCGTCGTCGGTGTGCTCGGCGGATGCCGCGGCATACGCCGCGTCGAGAATCGTGCGGCGGAATCCCTGCGGGGTCTGCGCGGCCGCCAGTTCGGAACGATCGATCGGCTCGCGCACGCGATCGCCGGACACCCGTTTGACGGTGTCGACCACAGGAAGCACCGGAAGCACCGCATCTTTGCCGTCTGTGAGCGCGTCGATGACGCGCGCGAAGACCTCGGGCGGAGTCAGAGCCCGCGCGGCGTCATGGACCAGCACGCGCTCGACGTCGGGCCACACGGCCCGCAGTCCGGCAGCCACCGACTCTTGCCGGCTGAGCCCGCCGGCGACGACCGTGACCAGGTCGTGCCGTTCGCCGGCGACGGCGCGCGCCTCGGTCAGGGCATCACCGACGCGGTCTGAGGGAGCGACGATCACGACCTGCGCGGCCGGGGCGGCGAACACACCCTCCAGCGCGTGGCGCAGAACCGTGTGGGTGTCGAGACCCACGAACGCCTTCGGAACACCCGCGCCCAACCGCTGACCGGATCCAGCCGCGACGACGATTACGGCGGTGTGGGGCACGGGAACCAACGGGTCGCTCATGTACCCGACACTACCGACGTGGCGCGCCGTCTTCCGGCGGATGCCGGGATCAGCTCGCGAGAACCTCGTCGAGGACCCCCGAGGCGTGATCCTCATCGGCCTTCAGCGCCAGAGCGATCTCGGACACGAGGATCTGACGAGCTTTGGCCAGCATGCGCTTCTCGCCGGCGGACAGGCCGCGGTCCTGGTCACGACGCCACAGGTCACGGACGACCTCGCTCACCTTGATCACGTCGCCGGACGCGAGCTTCTCGAGGTTGGCCTTGTAGCGGCGCGACCAGTTGGTGGGCTCTTCGGTGAACGGTGCGCGCAGCACGTCGAACACCTTCTCGAGACCGTCCTTGCCGATCACGTCACGAACACCGACCAGGTCGACGTTGTCAGCAGGGACCTCGATGATGAGGTCTCCCTGCGTGACGTTCAGCTTCAGGTACTTCTTGGTCTCGCCCTTGATGATCCGGTCCTTGACCTCGATGATCGTCGCGGCCCCGTGGTGCGGATAGACGACCGTCTCGCCAACCTCAAAAAGCATGCAGTTATGTCCTTTCGGCAAAGTCCAGAATACCACAGGCGACATACGCTAGGGTTCGCCGGCTGAGCATCCGCGGCGGGGGCGCCGGGGTGGCGCCGCGTCGCGGCATAGAATGAGCACACACCGACTCGTCCAGGAGGATCCGTGAACACGCGCCGTCTCGCGTCCGTCGCCCTCGCCGCCGCTGTGGTCCTCTCCACCGCCGGCTGCAGCATGATCTCACCGCAGGCCACGACCATCAGCTACTCGGCCGCTGAGGGCGTCAACATCACGCACTCGGCACCCCTGAAGGTGCGCAACGCGCTCTTCGTCGCCAACGAGAAGGGCACCGAAGCCAACTTCCTCGCGGCGATCGTCAACGACACCGACACCGACGAGACGCTGCTGGTGGGCATCGAGGGCACGACGCAGCGGGTGCCGGTCGCCGCGCACTCGACCGTCAGCCTGGGCTTCGACGGCGCAGATCCGCTGCTGTTCACCGGCCTGTCGGCCAAGCCCGGCACCGACGTGCGCACCACGTTCCAGTCCGGCACCGGCGAGGCCGTGGAAGACCGCGTTCCGGTCTTGGACGGCACCCTGTCGTACCTGAAGGACTTCGTTCCCGCGAACTGATCCCGCTCACGGATATCGGCGGCGTCCCTCCTCACGAGGGGCGCCGCCGATCTTCGTGTCGCGGGGAAGGGCGCGTCAGGCTTCGAAGCGGTAGCCGAGCCCGCGCACGGTCAGGAGCATGACCGGCTCGCTCGGATTGCGTTCGATCCGTGACCGGATGCGCTTGATGTGCACGTCGAGCGTCTTGGTGTCGCCGAAGTAATCGCTCCCCCAGACCCGGTCGATCAACTGGCCGCGCGTCAGCACGCGCCCCGCGTTGCGCATGAGCACCTCGAGCAGCTCGAACTCCTTCAGCGGCATCGGGATGGTCTCACCGTCGACGGCGACGGTGTGCCGATCGATGT
The DNA window shown above is from Microbacterium laevaniformans and carries:
- the cysS gene encoding cysteine--tRNA ligase — translated: MTVRLYDTQVQALRDFAPQDPANVTMYVCGPTVQSGPGIHHLRAALAFDLLRRWLTRRFGRVTFVRNVTDIDDKVLQNATADEPWWALAYRVEREFAYAYAAIGILAPTYEPRATGSIPQMQELIATLIERGHAYAAAGDVYFDVRSWSAYGELTHQSIDAMEPATDADPRGKRDPRDFALWKSAKSDEPADAVWESPWGPGRPGWHIECSAMSRRYLGASFDIHGGGIDLRFPHHENELAQSRAAGDAFARYWVHNGLVTVGDQKMSKSLGNHLLALDVLADRDPLVVRYALGAAHYRSTLDLTAASFDEAEAALERIRTFQQRAARVLGTAVPLVAADIPEAFAAAMDDDLGIPQALAVVHETVRAGNAALDAGDRDAAARAFVEVGRMTGVLGMNPADPKWRPEAGAAEARALDALLQAMITQRAQARANKDWAAADRLRDAIATAGVVLEDGPDGTHWSLNDG
- a CDS encoding DNA modification methylase, with translation MNTRRLASVALAAAVVLSTAGCSMISPQATTISYSAAEGVNITHSAPLKVRNALFVANEKGTEANFLAAIVNDTDTDETLLVGIEGTTQRVPVAAHSTVSLGFDGADPLLFTGLSAKPGTDVRTTFQSGTGEAVEDRVPVLDGTLSYLKDFVPAN
- the rlmB gene encoding 23S rRNA (guanosine(2251)-2'-O)-methyltransferase RlmB, whose amino-acid sequence is MAKPGNPSAGKGKKKGPLKGTGGNGRKALEGKGPTPKAEDRSWHVAGKRKAAMERYAAAGGKGRPGQKPAPSRAPKAKAGDDTENVTGRNSVLEALRARIPATAFYVAQRVEMDDRVKEMLSIVTQRGIPVMEVTRPELDRMAGFDGVHQGVALKVPPYEYAHPQDLLEEIIGKGQTPLMVALDGITDPRNLGAIIRSTAAFGGQGLIIPQRRSAGVNSAAWKTSAGAAARVPVAMAPNLTTTLKEFKKQGVFVLGLDGGGDVALPQLELADRPVVIVVGSEGKGLSRLVTETCDQVVSIPISSAAESLNAGIAASVALYQVSTIRAASE
- the ispD gene encoding 2-C-methyl-D-erythritol 4-phosphate cytidylyltransferase; amino-acid sequence: MSDPLVPVPHTAVIVVAAGSGQRLGAGVPKAFVGLDTHTVLRHALEGVFAAPAAQVVIVAPSDRVGDALTEARAVAGERHDLVTVVAGGLSRQESVAAGLRAVWPDVERVLVHDAARALTPPEVFARVIDALTDGKDAVLPVLPVVDTVKRVSGDRVREPIDRSELAAAQTPQGFRRTILDAAYAAASAEHTDDAALVQSMGTPVWTVPGDERSFKITTPGDLDRARALLAVAPVRRTAPVPRVGVGTDVHAVGGSGDLWLAGLHWPGEPSLHGHSDGDAVAHAIVDAVLAAAGLGDIGTHFGTDQPQYAGAHAEAFLARTRELVEAAGFSIGNVSVQVQARRPRFAARRAEAEHVLSAALGAPVAVSATTTDGLGYTGTGDGVAAFAVALVYSV
- a CDS encoding DUF4032 domain-containing protein, yielding MAHSLTITASSVDAGLLALPWSTPLDEWGKDTIVSLPKGLSRHLVRFADLSGRVVAVKETTGEMARREYDMLGSLGRLDVPCVERVAVIDGRRTPKGDPLPAALVTAHLKFSLPYRALFTQVLRPDTAGRLVDALAALLVRLHTVGFFWGDVSLSNTLFRRDAGAFAAYLVDAETGELHESGLTRGQREHDLDVARTNIAGEIMDLEAGGRLDGGVDAVAIADGIMSSYRSLWAALTDKETFAAGEAWHITERVKRLNDLGFDIGEMSIRTTPDGTTVSIQPKVVDAGHHQRRLLRLTGLDVEENQARRLLNDMDAFRARVSRLGSDEEMVAHEWLTRVFEPVVKAIPWDLRAKLEPAEVFHQVLEHRWYMSQARGQSVPIAEVVSSYIDDVLRHRRDEATVMGPPTETMAIPVITSAISTIDDDDEDEDVDWRDLV
- a CDS encoding CarD family transcriptional regulator, which translates into the protein MLFEVGETVVYPHHGAATIIEVKDRIIKGETKKYLKLNVTQGDLIIEVPADNVDLVGVRDVIGKDGLEKVFDVLRAPFTEEPTNWSRRYKANLEKLASGDVIKVSEVVRDLWRRDQDRGLSAGEKRMLAKARQILVSEIALALKADEDHASGVLDEVLAS
- a CDS encoding NAD(P)-dependent oxidoreductase, with the protein product MAIIAVLGGTGFAGRHIVSEAVDRGHTVLSVSRSVAADRVPGATYVEGTLLDIPGLVTQLEGADVVISAIAPRGAMEGLVRPNLEALNTVLPESVRLGVIGGADGSLVAPEGPRVVDVDFPDAFKTEALEMNGDLEDLQAEQTGRDWFFVHPAGGFGSFNPGERTGTYRVGGDVIVTDAEGQSYISGADLAVAVLDEIENPQHSRRRFTVGY